A genomic window from Candidatus Andeanibacterium colombiense includes:
- a CDS encoding DksA/TraR family C4-type zinc finger protein, which produces MAGGWTRDGAVQDQIDDTVKDAVLRARAGMPAGEGALYCDECGEEIPAARREALPGARTCVACQSGRDAARRVAGINRRGSKDSQLK; this is translated from the coding sequence ATGGCAGGCGGATGGACGCGCGACGGTGCGGTGCAGGATCAGATCGACGACACGGTGAAGGACGCCGTGCTGCGTGCGCGGGCCGGGATGCCGGCGGGCGAAGGCGCGCTCTATTGCGACGAGTGCGGCGAAGAGATTCCGGCGGCGCGGCGCGAGGCTTTGCCCGGCGCACGGACCTGCGTCGCGTGCCAATCCGGCCGCGACGCGGCGCGGCGAGTGGCCGGGATCAACCGGCGGGGCAGCAAGGACAGCCAGCTTAAATAG
- a CDS encoding cytochrome P450 yields the protein MAKELPDYPLDIFTPAAVRDARAVDDALRETAPAVRLHDGTVMIARHEHVTKGLLDWQTFSSASRPWHDPNSPRPEILLTDDPPRHTQVRKVVADALSPRALDRVRTIFANAAEEFVGELRGRETVDAVGEITQAYIFRVLPDILGLPQEGRHHMHGFSQMVWATMGPPGELFDEAMDADFSGVIQWLETTCERDAIDPEGIGAEFFRAADRGQVTMAEAKLLLQTVLSAGADTTYLTMANAIRAWAMFPGEYEKLRANPKLLRNAFDESLRWDSPSRMAGRIATKDVEIGGYLVPEGSRCGLMFAAANRDPRFWDDPEAYRIERDTKHSLGWGYGVHGCVGRVLAQMEATALLGTLVSQVEGFTLAGEYEPWMTTVGHGPMRQPVRLTFA from the coding sequence ATGGCGAAGGAACTTCCCGACTATCCGCTCGACATCTTCACCCCTGCCGCGGTGCGCGATGCGCGCGCGGTGGACGATGCGTTGCGCGAAACCGCGCCCGCCGTGCGCCTGCACGACGGCACGGTGATGATCGCGCGGCACGAGCATGTGACCAAGGGCCTGCTCGACTGGCAGACCTTCTCCTCCGCCTCGCGCCCGTGGCACGATCCCAATTCGCCGCGGCCCGAAATCCTGCTGACCGACGATCCGCCGCGCCATACGCAGGTGCGCAAGGTCGTCGCCGATGCGCTCAGCCCCCGCGCGCTCGACCGGGTGCGGACGATCTTCGCCAATGCCGCCGAGGAATTCGTCGGCGAATTGCGCGGCCGCGAGACCGTGGATGCGGTCGGCGAGATCACCCAGGCCTATATCTTCCGCGTGCTGCCCGACATCCTCGGCCTGCCGCAGGAAGGGCGCCACCATATGCACGGCTTTTCGCAGATGGTGTGGGCAACGATGGGTCCACCGGGCGAATTATTTGACGAGGCGATGGACGCCGATTTCTCGGGCGTGATCCAGTGGCTCGAAACCACTTGCGAACGCGACGCGATCGACCCGGAAGGGATCGGTGCCGAGTTCTTCCGCGCGGCCGACCGTGGGCAGGTGACTATGGCGGAGGCGAAACTGCTGCTGCAGACCGTGCTCAGCGCCGGGGCCGACACGACCTATCTCACCATGGCCAATGCGATCCGCGCCTGGGCGATGTTCCCGGGGGAATACGAGAAGCTGCGCGCCAATCCGAAGCTGCTGCGCAACGCCTTCGACGAATCTCTCCGCTGGGATTCCCCCAGCCGCATGGCCGGGCGCATTGCGACGAAGGATGTCGAGATCGGCGGCTATCTCGTTCCCGAAGGTAGCCGCTGCGGGCTGATGTTCGCCGCCGCCAACCGCGATCCGCGCTTCTGGGACGATCCCGAGGCCTATCGGATCGAACGCGACACGAAGCATTCGCTCGGCTGGGGCTACGGCGTCCACGGCTGCGTCGGCCGGGTGCTGGCGCAGATGGAGGCGACCGCGCTGCTCGGCACGCTGGTCAGTCAGGTCGAAGGCTTTACTCTCGCGGGCGAGTACGAGCCGTGGATGACCACGGTCGGCCACGGCCCGATGCGCCAGCCGGTGCGGCTGACATTTGCCTAG
- a CDS encoding AraC family transcriptional regulator produces the protein MALLEQLSTTEVALRDRVPFWNGIAQMFAPIRVEPLGELPFEGRLYRSKLRECELLSPCSSPARIYSGPDHEQAGVLNIQLQHKGRTTTHTGGRTALVEEGDFLLFDPTKPHWQTFEQHTQAIVVRVPLAMAEERMPHLRNQVGIVMSGRHGAGALFSNFLRRAWDELEHEGGGEWIDGLSDAIWPLLDMAYAGTRPGLEPNRRDERRRALFEAVEAELTDPELDVHRLARRMAVSPRYVQMLFAELGTTPRAFIQNRRLELAARRLTREGGDVTVTDVAYDVGFNDLSSFCRAFRKRFETSPRNYRAGQRG, from the coding sequence ATGGCGCTTCTGGAACAGCTCAGCACCACCGAGGTCGCGCTGCGCGATCGCGTGCCCTTCTGGAACGGCATCGCGCAGATGTTCGCCCCGATCCGGGTCGAGCCGCTTGGCGAATTGCCGTTCGAAGGGCGGCTTTACCGCAGCAAATTGCGCGAATGCGAATTGCTCTCGCCCTGTTCGAGCCCGGCGCGGATCTACAGCGGTCCGGATCACGAACAGGCGGGTGTGCTGAACATCCAGCTGCAGCACAAGGGGCGCACCACCACCCACACCGGCGGGCGCACCGCGCTGGTCGAGGAGGGCGATTTCCTGCTGTTCGACCCGACCAAGCCCCATTGGCAGACCTTCGAGCAACATACCCAGGCGATCGTGGTGCGCGTCCCGCTGGCGATGGCAGAGGAGCGCATGCCGCATCTGCGCAACCAGGTCGGGATCGTGATGAGCGGGCGGCACGGCGCCGGGGCGCTGTTCTCCAATTTCCTGCGGCGGGCGTGGGACGAACTCGAGCACGAGGGCGGCGGCGAGTGGATCGACGGGCTGAGCGATGCGATCTGGCCGCTGCTCGACATGGCCTATGCCGGCACCCGCCCCGGGCTCGAGCCAAACCGCCGGGACGAGCGCCGCCGCGCACTGTTCGAAGCGGTCGAGGCCGAATTGACCGATCCCGAACTCGACGTCCACCGCCTGGCCCGGCGGATGGCGGTCTCGCCGCGCTATGTGCAGATGTTGTTCGCCGAACTCGGCACCACCCCGCGCGCGTTTATCCAGAACCGCCGGCTCGAACTCGCCGCTCGCCGCCTGACCCGCGAAGGCGGCGACGTGACGGTGACCGACGTCGCCTACGATGTCGGGTTCAACGATCTGTCGAGCTTCTGCCGTGCGTTCCGCAAGCGCTTCGAAACCAGCCCGCGCAATTATCGCGCGGGCCAGCGGGGCTGA
- a CDS encoding response regulator transcription factor: MNILLVDDEPAIVTALGPVLLSQGHAITSAASAGSALQAAEHGNFELVLLDLGLPDADGIEIIGKLKQLTEATVIILSARHLEAEKVRALDEGADDYVNKPFGIEELLARIRAAARRRENAGAPLAFVSDQLSVDSTRREVRLMGEEIRLSPKEFALLEVLCRHAGQVVTHRKLLIAGWNDPHADGQYLRSYVALLRQKLEYDASEPQLILTEPGVGYRLSALPL; encoded by the coding sequence ATGAACATCTTGCTGGTCGACGATGAGCCGGCGATCGTCACCGCGCTCGGCCCGGTGCTGCTGTCGCAGGGCCATGCGATAACCAGTGCGGCTTCCGCGGGAAGCGCGCTGCAGGCGGCAGAGCATGGCAACTTCGAGCTGGTCTTGCTCGATCTCGGGCTGCCAGATGCTGACGGGATCGAGATCATCGGCAAGCTCAAGCAATTGACCGAGGCGACGGTGATCATCCTCTCGGCGCGGCACCTCGAAGCGGAGAAGGTTCGCGCGCTCGACGAAGGGGCTGACGATTACGTCAACAAGCCCTTCGGGATCGAGGAACTGCTGGCGCGGATCCGTGCCGCTGCGCGGCGGCGGGAGAATGCAGGCGCGCCGCTGGCGTTCGTGTCGGACCAGCTGAGCGTCGACTCCACCAGGCGCGAAGTGCGGCTGATGGGCGAGGAGATCAGGCTCTCGCCCAAGGAATTCGCGCTGCTCGAGGTCCTCTGCCGCCATGCCGGGCAGGTCGTCACCCACCGCAAGCTGCTGATCGCCGGATGGAACGACCCGCATGCGGACGGGCAGTATTTGCGCAGCTATGTCGCGCTGCTGCGCCAGAAGCTCGAATACGATGCGTCGGAACCGCAGCTGATCCTGACCGAGCCGGGCGTCGGTTACCGCCTGTCCGCGCTGCCGCTGTAG
- a CDS encoding N-acyl homoserine lactonase family protein, whose amino-acid sequence MSAPVTRIDAIRYARHERPAAQNFNAPVDDHDLPMPLDYFIWAIHRDGHPPLIVDTGFGEDAAVARGRTMIRPVVQGLRDAGIDHLLVEHVILTHLHYDHAGSLSSFPNAHFHVQDAELAHATSRAMCDHGIRAPFDGEAVAQLVRKLYADRVVFHAGDEAFAPGIALRLCPGHTAGLMVVCCETDRGTVVLASDAAHLYANIARSLPFPIYLDEPEYRAAQQRALSLAGGSLDHLIPGHDPLVLAAFPSENGIARVDLPPHKPVSEYL is encoded by the coding sequence ATGAGCGCCCCCGTCACCCGCATCGACGCGATCCGCTATGCGCGCCATGAACGCCCCGCGGCGCAGAACTTCAACGCCCCGGTCGACGACCATGATCTGCCGATGCCGCTCGACTATTTCATCTGGGCAATCCACCGGGACGGCCATCCGCCGCTGATCGTCGACACCGGCTTCGGCGAAGATGCGGCGGTCGCGCGCGGGCGCACGATGATCCGCCCGGTGGTGCAGGGGCTGCGCGATGCGGGGATCGATCATCTGCTGGTCGAACACGTGATCCTGACCCACCTTCACTACGACCATGCCGGATCGCTCAGCTCGTTCCCCAACGCCCATTTCCACGTGCAGGACGCCGAACTGGCCCATGCGACGAGCCGCGCGATGTGCGACCACGGCATCCGCGCGCCGTTCGATGGCGAGGCGGTCGCCCAGCTCGTGCGCAAGCTCTATGCCGACCGGGTGGTGTTCCACGCCGGCGACGAGGCGTTCGCCCCCGGCATCGCGCTTCGCCTGTGCCCGGGCCACACCGCCGGGCTGATGGTGGTGTGCTGCGAGACCGACCGCGGCACGGTGGTGCTCGCGAGCGACGCCGCGCATCTTTACGCCAATATCGCCCGCAGCCTGCCCTTCCCGATCTATCTCGACGAACCCGAATACCGCGCCGCACAGCAGCGCGCGCTAAGCCTCGCGGGCGGATCGCTCGACCATCTCATTCCCGGCCACGACCCGCTGGTGCTCGCCGCTTTCCCCTCGGAGAACGGCATCGCCCGGGTCGATCTGCCGCCGCATAAACCTGTCTCGGAGTATCTATGA
- the pal gene encoding peptidoglycan-associated lipoprotein Pal: protein MNGVKTGLKIAGLAAVLALGACSKKERVADQLPPQPATVADNGDTGAGPADTIVPGSNADFLSRMNGRNVVYFDTDKFDIDATDAAALRSQAEWLMRYPNKRATIEGHCDERGTRDYNIALGERRANSAKNYLVSLGIDASRLSVASYGKERPVALGSNEQAWAQNRRAATITID from the coding sequence ATGAACGGCGTGAAGACCGGACTGAAGATCGCTGGCCTCGCGGCCGTGTTGGCGCTGGGCGCCTGTTCGAAGAAGGAGCGGGTCGCCGACCAGTTGCCGCCGCAGCCCGCGACCGTCGCGGATAATGGCGATACCGGCGCCGGCCCGGCGGATACGATCGTGCCCGGCAGCAATGCGGATTTCCTCAGCCGGATGAACGGCCGCAATGTCGTCTATTTCGATACAGACAAGTTCGATATCGACGCGACCGACGCCGCTGCGCTCCGCAGCCAGGCCGAGTGGCTCATGCGCTATCCGAACAAGCGCGCGACGATCGAAGGGCATTGCGACGAGCGCGGCACGCGCGACTACAACATCGCGCTGGGCGAACGCCGGGCCAATTCGGCCAAGAATTATCTCGTCAGCCTGGGCATCGACGCTTCACGCTTGAGCGTGGCCAGCTATGGCAAGGAACGACCGGTGGCGCTCGGCTCGAACGAGCAGGCCTGGGCGCAGAACCGCCGCGCGGCGACGATCACGATCGACTGA
- a CDS encoding NAD(P)-dependent oxidoreductase, protein MTTIGFIGLGRMGANMSARLLDHADELIVHDLSAEAVQSLADQGAATAGSAKELGDRCDIVFVSLPTPPIVRGAVLGATGIAQGGRVKIVCDLSTSGPKLAIDLAEALATKGIASIDAPVSGGIKGAKDGTLAIMASGPQAAYDTVEPLIARMGRVFYMGETPGAGQTMKLVNNLLGAVAIAVTSEGMAMGIKAGLDPAKMIDVLNSGTGINSATRDKWPRAVLPRTFDFGFAAALSLKDTKLLLDEAEGMGVPLPLGEIVRDYLETALADYGPDADFTAMAKVAEKNAGLDPERSA, encoded by the coding sequence ATGACCACCATCGGCTTCATCGGCCTCGGGCGCATGGGCGCCAATATGTCCGCGCGCCTGCTCGACCATGCCGACGAGCTGATCGTCCATGATCTGTCGGCGGAGGCAGTGCAGTCGCTGGCCGACCAGGGCGCGGCCACGGCCGGATCGGCGAAGGAACTGGGCGACCGCTGCGACATCGTGTTCGTCAGCCTGCCGACCCCGCCGATCGTGCGCGGGGCGGTGCTGGGCGCAACCGGCATCGCGCAGGGCGGCCGGGTGAAGATCGTCTGCGATCTCTCGACCTCGGGTCCCAAGCTGGCGATCGACCTCGCCGAAGCTCTGGCGACCAAAGGCATCGCCAGCATCGACGCGCCGGTTTCGGGCGGGATCAAGGGTGCGAAGGACGGCACGCTCGCGATCATGGCCTCGGGCCCGCAAGCGGCATACGACACGGTCGAGCCGTTGATCGCGCGCATGGGCCGCGTGTTCTACATGGGCGAAACCCCCGGTGCGGGCCAGACGATGAAGCTGGTCAACAATTTGCTCGGCGCGGTCGCGATCGCGGTCACTTCGGAAGGCATGGCGATGGGGATCAAGGCTGGGCTCGATCCGGCGAAGATGATCGACGTGCTCAACAGCGGCACCGGCATCAATTCCGCCACGCGCGACAAATGGCCCCGCGCGGTGCTGCCGCGGACCTTCGACTTCGGCTTCGCCGCCGCGCTGAGCCTCAAGGACACGAAGCTGTTGCTCGACGAAGCGGAAGGGATGGGGGTGCCGCTGCCGCTGGGCGAGATCGTACGCGATTATCTCGAAACCGCGCTGGCCGATTACGGGCCCGATGCCGATTTCACCGCCATGGCCAAGGTGGCGGAAAAGAACGCCGGGCTGGATCCAGAGCGCAGCGCATGA
- a CDS encoding NAD(P)/FAD-dependent oxidoreductase: MSDADIIAIGSGHNGLVAAAYLAVAGKTVLVLERNEWFGGGVVTRELTLPGFSHDQHSMSHIFIQGNPLLLNDELGLHSKYGLQYVRPDVPMMSVWEDGSSLPLYRDPAKSAEAIRRFSAKDADTFLEMSRQAAEWLPMIQASLYAPPMPVGASSMMMDQSAEGREIMRTMAVSTFDLMEELFEHDKVKAHFGRVAGENLVSPDEKATGIGAYVFLGFLEKFGFGVPVGGSGSLTNALIRCIEDHGGKIVNNAQVREIVTNGTRATGVVLDDGTRYSAGEGIIGAIHPHILPDMVAALPPIVAAHAKRTHITTAACFTVHAALSEPLKFKAGDLLAVMYELMPANYEDMRRAFDELRYGNFSPTPLIGVGQLTQHDPSRCPTGKAIFHAWDYVPYERKDGRSWDESKGEFAEQMIARMGDFIENVPEVILDYHCDSPVDMERTSPSFFRGDLHGIATTTYQSGAHRPTPELGQYRVPGVEGLYLVGPFQHPGGGVFGAGRATAMVMAEDLGIDFDGIKLA; this comes from the coding sequence ATGAGTGACGCCGACATCATCGCGATTGGCTCGGGCCATAACGGCCTCGTTGCCGCGGCCTATCTCGCGGTTGCGGGCAAGACAGTGCTCGTGCTCGAACGCAACGAATGGTTCGGCGGCGGGGTGGTCACGCGTGAGCTGACCCTGCCCGGCTTCAGCCACGATCAGCATTCGATGAGCCACATCTTCATCCAGGGCAATCCGCTGCTGCTGAACGATGAGCTCGGCCTGCATAGCAAATACGGGCTGCAATACGTCCGCCCCGATGTGCCGATGATGTCGGTGTGGGAAGATGGATCGAGCCTGCCGCTCTACCGCGATCCGGCCAAGTCGGCGGAAGCGATCCGCCGGTTCAGCGCGAAGGATGCCGACACTTTCCTCGAAATGTCGCGCCAGGCGGCCGAGTGGCTGCCGATGATCCAGGCTTCGCTCTATGCGCCGCCGATGCCGGTCGGCGCCTCGTCGATGATGATGGACCAGAGCGCCGAAGGCCGCGAGATCATGCGGACCATGGCGGTCAGCACTTTCGATCTGATGGAAGAATTGTTCGAGCACGACAAGGTCAAGGCCCACTTCGGGCGCGTGGCGGGTGAGAACCTCGTCAGCCCCGACGAGAAGGCGACCGGGATCGGCGCCTATGTGTTCCTAGGCTTCCTCGAGAAATTCGGCTTCGGCGTGCCGGTCGGCGGCTCGGGCAGTCTGACCAATGCGCTGATCCGCTGCATTGAGGATCACGGCGGCAAAATCGTCAACAATGCGCAGGTGCGCGAGATCGTGACCAACGGTACGCGCGCAACGGGAGTGGTGCTCGACGACGGCACGCGCTATTCGGCCGGCGAAGGGATCATCGGCGCGATCCATCCGCATATCCTCCCAGATATGGTCGCCGCGCTGCCGCCGATAGTGGCCGCGCATGCGAAGCGCACCCATATCACCACGGCCGCCTGCTTCACGGTCCATGCCGCACTGTCGGAGCCGTTGAAGTTCAAAGCCGGCGACCTTTTGGCGGTGATGTATGAGCTGATGCCGGCCAATTACGAAGACATGCGCCGCGCCTTCGACGAACTGCGTTATGGCAATTTCTCGCCCACCCCGCTGATCGGGGTCGGCCAGCTGACCCAGCACGATCCCTCGCGCTGCCCCACTGGCAAGGCGATCTTCCACGCGTGGGATTACGTCCCCTACGAACGCAAGGACGGTCGCAGCTGGGACGAGAGCAAGGGCGAATTCGCCGAACAGATGATCGCTCGTATGGGCGACTTTATAGAAAATGTGCCCGAGGTGATCCTTGATTATCACTGCGATAGCCCGGTCGACATGGAGCGGACCTCGCCCAGCTTCTTCCGCGGCGATCTCCACGGCATCGCGACCACCACTTACCAGTCGGGCGCGCACCGCCCGACGCCCGAGCTCGGCCAGTACCGCGTGCCGGGGGTCGAGGGGCTCTATCTCGTCGGCCCGTTCCAGCATCCGGGCGGCGGCGTGTTCGGCGCCGGCCGCGCGACCGCGATGGTGATGGCCGAAGATCTCGGGATCGATTTCGACGGGATCAAACTCGCATGA
- a CDS encoding SDR family NAD(P)-dependent oxidoreductase, with the protein MTTNRTGRHEGKTMLVTGAAGAIGYATSEILAREGAQVMLVDIDGPKLEERVRTLTDAGYTVYGEHADCADEKQVEAYAQAALKAMGRVDGFFNNAGIEGHLAPTHEYDIAEFDRVLHVNLRGMFLGLRFVLPDMVRRGAGAVVNTASIGSERGLAGACAYNAAKHGAVGLTRTAASEVAQKGVRVNCVMPGVIETPLLVGMLEQMFDDVAAGMKKLGEVATLNRVGQPREIGDVVSFLLSDEASYVNGAKWEIDGGALATIRNDI; encoded by the coding sequence ATGACCACCAACCGTACAGGGCGCCACGAAGGCAAAACGATGCTGGTCACCGGTGCCGCCGGGGCGATCGGCTATGCGACCTCGGAAATCCTCGCCCGCGAAGGCGCGCAGGTGATGCTGGTCGATATCGACGGGCCGAAGCTGGAAGAGCGGGTCAGGACGCTCACCGATGCCGGCTACACCGTCTATGGCGAGCACGCCGATTGCGCCGACGAGAAGCAGGTCGAAGCCTATGCCCAGGCCGCGCTCAAGGCGATGGGTCGGGTCGACGGCTTTTTCAACAACGCCGGGATCGAAGGCCATCTCGCGCCGACCCATGAATACGACATCGCCGAATTCGACCGGGTGCTGCACGTCAATCTGCGCGGCATGTTCCTCGGCCTGCGCTTCGTGCTGCCCGACATGGTCCGGCGCGGCGCGGGCGCGGTGGTCAACACCGCCTCGATCGGCTCCGAGCGCGGCCTCGCGGGCGCCTGCGCCTACAATGCGGCCAAGCATGGCGCGGTCGGCCTGACCCGTACGGCAGCCTCGGAAGTCGCCCAGAAGGGCGTGCGGGTGAACTGCGTGATGCCCGGTGTGATCGAAACTCCGTTGCTGGTCGGGATGCTCGAACAGATGTTCGACGATGTCGCCGCCGGCATGAAGAAGCTCGGTGAAGTCGCGACCCTCAACCGCGTCGGCCAGCCGCGCGAGATCGGCGACGTGGTCAGCTTTCTGCTCTCGGACGAGGCGAGTTACGTCAACGGGGCGAAGTGGGAAATCGACGGCGGCGCGCTCGCGACGATCCGCAACGATATTTGA
- a CDS encoding ATP-binding protein, producing MALPSTIRTRAGNAYDLGALTLDVAIFAVATVGTYFAQVWDRPRTAVLVYVVGVMIIGGRAGLARGLVAGVAASFVYNFFLSEPLFHFGVTSSDELIPLIAFNIAAVLSGAMAGRLKDSVSLARVAEARNAHLLGLSDELQRAIAIGDVLRISRASLPFERVRDLDIFVLRDGLLFPADGSGPAVSAAQLLAEETRGGTSSAYALNGSAGQIGFVRFQLDSAAGALDLQGIANILGLAVDRCLLLDRLSETEAQRKSEDLKAAILSSVSHDLRTPLTAIEAAATSLRSFDQRLSPKDRADMLATISEQCGKLNRYTANLLDMGRIQAGIPAYLFVEVDVVEILGVVLASLREAYPGQEIAKQITVDAAVVRANPAMLEQVIFNLAENAILHGASDRPVFLVLTRVGEAVVLEVVDFGPGILRGEQTLVFDKFYRSRSSQHREGTGLGLHIANGFVEAFGGTIAIVSPHFGQRGARLVVELPLVPASLTTPHDCIGHYE from the coding sequence ATGGCCCTCCCCTCCACTATCCGCACTCGCGCGGGCAATGCCTACGATCTCGGCGCGCTGACGCTCGACGTGGCGATTTTCGCGGTCGCCACGGTGGGAACCTATTTCGCGCAAGTGTGGGACCGGCCGCGCACCGCGGTGCTGGTCTATGTCGTCGGGGTGATGATTATCGGCGGGCGCGCGGGTCTCGCACGGGGGCTGGTCGCCGGAGTCGCCGCCTCGTTCGTCTATAATTTCTTCCTCAGCGAGCCGCTGTTCCATTTCGGGGTGACCTCGTCGGACGAGTTGATCCCGCTGATCGCGTTCAACATCGCGGCGGTGCTGTCGGGTGCGATGGCCGGAAGGCTGAAGGACAGCGTCAGCCTCGCGCGCGTCGCCGAGGCGCGCAATGCGCATCTGCTCGGCCTGTCGGACGAGCTCCAGCGCGCGATCGCGATCGGCGATGTGCTGCGCATCTCGCGCGCGAGCCTGCCGTTCGAACGGGTCCGCGATCTCGATATCTTCGTACTGCGCGACGGGCTGCTGTTCCCAGCGGACGGCAGCGGCCCTGCCGTGAGCGCGGCCCAGTTGCTGGCCGAGGAGACCCGCGGCGGAACTTCGAGCGCCTATGCGCTGAATGGCTCGGCCGGGCAGATCGGCTTCGTCCGCTTCCAGCTGGATTCCGCGGCGGGCGCGCTCGATTTGCAGGGCATCGCGAACATCCTCGGGCTCGCGGTCGATCGCTGCTTGCTGCTCGACCGGCTGTCCGAGACGGAGGCGCAGCGCAAATCCGAAGACCTCAAGGCCGCGATCCTCTCGTCGGTCTCGCACGATCTGCGCACCCCGCTGACCGCGATCGAGGCGGCCGCGACCAGCCTGCGCTCGTTCGACCAGCGCCTCTCGCCCAAGGACCGCGCCGACATGCTCGCAACGATCAGCGAGCAATGCGGCAAGCTCAACCGCTACACCGCAAATCTGCTCGACATGGGCCGGATCCAGGCGGGCATTCCGGCCTATCTGTTCGTCGAGGTCGACGTGGTGGAGATTCTCGGCGTGGTGCTCGCCTCGCTCCGCGAAGCCTATCCGGGGCAGGAGATCGCCAAGCAGATCACCGTCGATGCGGCGGTGGTTCGGGCCAATCCGGCGATGCTCGAACAGGTGATCTTCAACCTCGCCGAGAACGCGATCCTCCACGGCGCGAGCGACCGGCCGGTGTTCCTGGTGCTCACGCGGGTGGGCGAGGCGGTGGTGCTCGAAGTGGTCGACTTCGGCCCGGGCATCCTGCGCGGCGAGCAGACGCTGGTGTTCGACAAATTCTATCGCTCGCGCTCGAGCCAGCACCGTGAAGGGACCGGGCTCGGCCTGCACATCGCCAACGGCTTCGTCGAGGCATTCGGCGGGACGATCGCGATCGTCAGTCCGCATTTCGGTCAGCGCGGCGCGAGACTGGTGGTCGAACTGCCGCTTGTGCCCGCATCGCTGACTACCCCGCATGACTGCATCGGGCACTACGAATGA
- a CDS encoding serine hydrolase translates to MAEVWQERLDTLREVIFADIARGDYFGVVLTVGRGGEKVFEEALGAEDAEGAKLLRLDNVFSIFSVTKAFTNVLILKAIEEGRFALTTKVRDVLPEFTGAPREDATFYHLLTHTAGMPGVWTPKPGMYLDRLQELFEASIEHVAGEVPPGSRCDYSPLVNHVLMGTALVRTDPKGRNYQTLLHEDLFARLGMNDTSMGLRPDLASRHVRPDMRGTVPIQHLSRNLPGDHALFEDPEVEAPHVGCASTSNDLYRFSEMLRREGELDGVRILSPAMLRLARKVHTGEMPNELYKRVAESAGWEVPPANQGIGFQVRGTGIFHHLFGNLASPETFGNYGAGSTMFWVDPQADVSFALCSAGVMTQARNIERCQKLSDLVLSAML, encoded by the coding sequence ATGGCCGAGGTCTGGCAAGAACGTTTGGACACCCTGCGCGAAGTGATTTTCGCCGACATCGCGCGCGGAGATTACTTCGGCGTGGTGCTCACCGTCGGACGCGGCGGCGAGAAAGTGTTCGAGGAAGCGCTTGGCGCCGAAGACGCGGAAGGCGCGAAGCTGCTACGGCTCGACAATGTGTTCTCGATCTTCTCGGTCACCAAGGCCTTCACCAATGTGCTGATCTTGAAGGCGATCGAGGAAGGCCGCTTCGCGCTGACCACCAAGGTGCGCGACGTGCTGCCCGAGTTTACCGGCGCCCCGCGCGAGGATGCGACCTTCTATCACCTGCTGACCCACACCGCCGGGATGCCCGGCGTGTGGACGCCGAAGCCGGGCATGTATCTCGACCGGCTGCAGGAACTGTTCGAAGCCTCAATCGAGCATGTCGCGGGCGAAGTGCCGCCGGGCAGCCGCTGCGATTATTCGCCGCTGGTGAACCATGTGCTGATGGGCACCGCGCTGGTCCGCACCGATCCGAAGGGGCGCAATTACCAGACCTTGCTGCACGAGGATCTGTTCGCCCGGCTTGGCATGAACGACACCTCGATGGGGCTGCGTCCCGATCTCGCTTCGCGCCACGTTCGTCCGGATATGCGCGGCACGGTGCCGATCCAGCATTTGAGCCGCAATCTTCCCGGCGACCATGCGCTGTTCGAGGATCCCGAAGTCGAAGCACCGCATGTCGGCTGCGCCTCGACCTCCAACGATCTCTACCGCTTCTCCGAAATGCTCCGCCGCGAGGGCGAGCTCGACGGGGTGCGGATCCTGTCGCCCGCGATGCTCCGGCTCGCGCGCAAGGTTCATACCGGTGAGATGCCCAACGAACTCTACAAGCGCGTGGCCGAAAGCGCCGGCTGGGAAGTGCCGCCTGCCAACCAGGGCATCGGCTTCCAGGTGCGCGGCACCGGGATATTCCACCATCTGTTCGGCAATCTCGCAAGCCCCGAGACCTTTGGCAATTACGGCGCGGGCAGCACGATGTTCTGGGTCGATCCGCAGGCGGATGTCAGCTTCGCTCTGTGCAGCGCCGGGGTGATGACGCAGGCGCGCAATATCGAGCGCTGCCAGAAACTGTCCGACCTCGTGCTGAGTGCAATGCTGTGA